Genomic window (Danio rerio strain Tuebingen ecotype United States chromosome 24, GRCz12tu, whole genome shotgun sequence):
tGTTCAGTTAACATCTGTGTTCACAGAAAGATTGTGATTTGTCTTCTAAGGCCTCTTTATGAGCATGACTGTGCTCTTTTAGCGAAACAGCTCCTCTTCTCTCTGGATATAATGTGCTTCAGCTTGATAAGCCCTAATAAGGGCATGTAATTAGACTCTTTGCATGCAGGCTTGTCTTTGCACAAAGAGCTCCGGCAGGTTCACCACAGCATTTTATTAACTTGACAGTTTAACTTTAagggtgaaaaaaaaacagcatctcCGAGCACAAGGCTCAAATTAGCCCAACAGCGGTAAACACAATTACCCACTTCTAAACAATACTGACACTAATTAGGCCACCAATGAATTACGTTAAAGTTCATGCTTTATTTCtaactgcaaaaaaaagatagaaagacctgacaaatatttaaaaatcaagacaataaaaattattataatattaataaatctgtttatttttttaaaaccacaaataaaaaagaaaaattatctgACATGAGAAGACTGCACTAACCTGAGAGTTTTCACCTTTAAAAAGTGATTATATTTGGTAACAAACACATAAcatagttttattcattcattcattttctttatagcttagtctctttattaatcaggggtcgtcacactTAATGAACCACCAAGTAATCCAGTGTGTATTTTATGCAGGGggtgcctttccagccacaatccaCCACTGGTAAACCcacacactctcgcattcacacacatactgtacataaggACAACTTCATtcatattgtgcatgtctttgcACCGGTGAGGGTAACAGGAGCATCTAGtgtaaacccatgccaacacaaggagaacatgcaaacaaacatcaaacagaaatgccaactgaccaagccgggactctaaccagcaaccttcttgctttgggttgacaacgctacccactgcgccatcgtgtcGCATGAATATAATTTATGAAATGATTTAATCTTGTCAATTGTTATTTAGTCATATTTAATTATAACATAATTTAATCTTACTTAcataatttcttttgttttagaaATCTGCTAAAAGTCAAACTTCAACTTGTTTATCTTGTAGATAACTTCCTGGGTATTTCACTCATATATGTTTGTTATAGGTGTGGCATGGTGgttcaatggttagcactgtcaccaatgactgtcacctcaaagcaagaaggtcactggttcgagtctcagggccagttggcatttctgtgtggagtttgtatgttcttcctgtgttcgcataggtttccttGTTTAGactagagattgtcatttcaacgtaaccttttatttgtttgctttgttgttaagctacaaaaaaactaactgaaataaaatggaGAATTGAACTCCACTTTTTTTTCCATaagttatgattaaaaatgttataCTGTTAGTTATACTGCTAATACTATCCAACATgatattttctatatatttatgattattatgaaatgaattaggaaattacccatggccaGACTATTTTAAAAATTTGGCATAATTGTCTTCACGACTGTCAACAATATTTGGTTTTTAGCCCTTCGtaccaaaaagtttggacacccctaatcTAAACTAATCTGTATACATGTCACTGTTTTTTATGcgcttaaaaaaaactgtaagaaaaaaaaaattgtgtgtgtgtgtgtgtgctgctcaaacattattattacacacacacacaaacaaaaatttgtagtttaaaaaaaatatcatttaaccTGTCATAAAATTTAACTAAAATATGCCACATTGCCAGGCTCTATATGTATATTTCTCTGCTGCACAGTTATTTATGTTGCTGTATTCTGCTGCTACAGGGCTATcataaattgtaaattaattcATCTGAATCTACATTTTTTGTGTGCTTTATTTCAATGAAACAGTGCATATACATACATTCTGCCATACACTGATCCCAGACCAGACACTCTCCCCTTCTTGTTATTCTTTCAGTCTTTTCCCACAATGCAATAGTCAACAAAGGAGTAGGGAGAGAGGACCGAGCTGTAGCTAACGTGGCTATCGCTAGCATAAAAAAAGGAAGAACGAAGTGGGGCTGTAATAAAATTAAAGGAATGTTTCTCTCACCAAACTGGCAAACGCAGACGAGGAAAACAAAGCCTCGGTTCTTCGCGTGCATGAGATGATGACAGTCCACGAGCACTGCATGTTTATGTAGAGAAGCAGCTCTTGTACGTGTAAAGGAGCTGTTGCTGGATTAGCATAGCAGCTAGCAGTCCATTATTATCAAGCTAATGCTAAATGCAAAGCTCGTCGTTAGATTTACGGACACTTTCGATCCAGATCCATCTATTTGAGGCTATAGAGAAGGGATAAAACTCCGATTAAAGGGGTGAGTGGGCGTAATTTGTTGTATTAATATCAATgtttacactgtgtgtgtgtatgacacgATGAAGGTCCCGTAGCATGCTAACGTTAGCTAACTCAGTTCACTTCAGGCCTGTTAAGTTGCTGATATTTGAcagtattttcttttaaaattatttttttattgggtTGATCTATTAGTTTGAGGTTTTATGTTGCTCAACAGTTGCCATATTAGAAACAATATTATTAAGATAATAAAGGAAAGTGTGTCAGTTTGGCCTGTGTCAGTTCTGCTGttctaatttaaattaatatttttatgaccACTAAAATGCTTTTAAGTAAACGCATTACAATATGATCTCCTATTTGCAGAATTAGGTACATGTAGACTGATTATTTTTATAAGAATTAATCCTTTATAACCACATAGTTAGCCAAGACATGTTAATTTGATCATTGCAAAATTGAGTATCATATGTGCAGCCAGAGATCTATgaaattgtatgtatgtataaacttGAATGTGTAGCTATATCTACACAAAGTATCATAGGTTTTAGATGTTaactttgtttgtttttcaacTAACAGCCTACCCTTGATATTGAATGGTCTTCAAAATGTACAAATTCAGTGAATACTGAcaataacaaattataataatacatataatttataaaaataaacaataaacatgaTTGATGagtaataaatgagtaaatgttatttgttaaattaacagCGGTTGGAtacaaaatcttaaaaaaaaaacaatttgagtTGATTATTAATCACTTATTAAATTTTTAGCCCACATTAATTTTACTTAGTAAGAGAGAAACTAGATGTATAGCAAAGTCATCtcataataaaaaagttaaaattgaTAGAAATTGTTTTAGCTCTAGAACTACCAGAATTCTGTAATTAGTGGAATGCCCAAAGCAGTCATTCTGAATTTTAATTCTCTACTTTTCtgaatataaaattttttaaggtcatatttattttgtaagCTTCTGTTGAGGTTTcatgcctgtttcacaccgcatgCGCAAACAGAGCATAAGCAGTGCATGTGCATTGCCTATGGCGAGCAGAAGCTCATCGGCAGCTGCTGCACGGATcaattctatctagttacctgtctatctataaataaatacactttttaaaaactttttatctgcaccaaggcccacAGCAACTTCCTTCTATGTTGTTTCCTTAACCTGctagtctttattttacaaatgatataGATCCTTAAGAACTGTCTGCTTCTCAAGTtctatgaggagtgtcattcatgtcttttcaggtgatctcggtcagaagacaatcacctctgatatcatgtcattttgttttcaattgtTAGGATGTTGTAGgcctatagttataataatatttatacattatagttataatgatatttgtacatgatcaaactagtgcgCAACTTAATAAGAAAAACTAATACTAAAATTGTttcaaatttgtttgtttttttagagtTTGGgcccaaataaatatttgttgacGTTTTTATTCGTTTAACCTTGTTTGattgacaatttaaaaattaGTGGATATTATCGAGGAATTTATTGGgcaaaattgctactttttactgtcaattaatgtgtttttggtcattatcaatgcactgtcactttaatcgAGCGTGAGCAACGTGGCAAAAATAGACCCTGCAACGAAACTATTGCGGCACTGTTGCTTCAGCGAGGCTAATGCCTCGCGCTGATGGGCTGCTTCTGCCTGCAGTATGAAAGCTGTAATCTGTTAATATGGACGCTGAAAAATACACAAGCGCTCTGCTCAAGCTTGTGGTGTGAAACAGGTTTTAGAATAAAACTTTGAATATCTGTCTTTGTATTTTAGGATATAAGGACTGTGTCTAGGCCACAATTTGACCATTATGAcaaaaatgaacacaaactgtaaaTATACTGTGTTGTAAAGTTACAGGAAAGTACATTTGTATCCATTTTgacttattttgtaaatgtgaccaCTATATTAGTATTACAAACAATTTGAAAAGACATGATACATAAAAAGCATTGAAAACGCTTCTCGTTTACCGCTAGTTCACTTATTCACAATTCATTTTATCTCACTTTTTTTGCAGATGACGGTCACATGATTGACGTTTCTCAGTCACATGGCCGGACTCTGCGGTTAGCATCCATCGGTCAGAAGATAGGACCGTCCGATCCCCTCACCTGAGTGGGTGTACAAGGATGAAGAAGATCAGTCTGAAGACGATCAGAAAATCACTTAACATAAAGGGCAAAGAAGATGGGGATTTTGTCATGCTCCAGCAGCCAACTATAGCAGCAGAGTTCACCAAGGACGACACGCTGTTTGGAGGTTGTTACACCAAAGGGCTGGTAGGTTGTGATCTTAATGGGGAGGATGAGAAGGGTCATAAGAGTCGATCGAAAAGCGAGAGTCTTATGGGCACTCTAAAGAGAAGACTCTCAACCAAACAGAAAGCGAAAGTCAAAGGTGGCTCCTCCGCAGTGGGCTCTGGAGACGACGACGACACATTCTCTTCTTCGTCCGTTCCAATAAGCTTTAATGAAGTCAAAGCCCAGCGACCCTTAAGATCCTCCTCCCTCCGAAGCCATCATTACAGCCCTTCGCCATGGCCTTTCCGTCCCGTTGGCTCAGAGGAGGCTTGCATTAAAATGGAGGTGAAAGTTAAAGCTATGGTCCACTCTCCTAACCCCAGTCCCTCCCTCAATGGCATCAGAAAGGAGTTCCATGACATCCAATTAGAAGGTTTGTTCCAAGATCAGAGCGAAACTCAAAGTGGCAACTTGCATTTGAGCATTGAGGATCACGTGCCTATTGGACTCACACCTCAGGACTACATCCAGTACACAATGCCTTTAGATGAGGGAATGTACCCAGATTCTGCCCAGTCCTTTTGTTTAGATGGGCCTTCGCCAATGGAAGTGGGTGATCAGGTTGAATCTGACTCTCTGCACATAGACCAGGGTCCGGATGGTCATGATATCATAACATCGGACATTCTCATGGAGCATTCGGTAAACGGACACCTCGCCGATGCTCCGGCAATGGTCCTTTCCAATTCCCGAGCCGACACACCTTTGTTTTCTCCATCTCTGTCACCTCTTTCCACCAACGATATTCCAAGGACCCTCTCCGGGTTCAGTAGTGCAGACTCTCATGTTGTTGAGAGAGTAAGGCATCACTTGAACTTTGACCCCAATTCCGCTCCTGGTGTTAGCAGGGTGTACGATTCTTTCCAAAGCAGCGGACCCATGGTTGTAACAAGCCTTACGGAGGAACTTAAAAAACTGGCCAAGCAGGGTTGGTACTGGGGACCTATAACTCGATGGGAGGCTGAGGAGAAGCTAGTCAACCTTCCAGACGGCTCTTTTTTAGTGAGGGACAGTTCAGATGACCGCTATCTCCTCAGCCTGAGCTTTCGGTCACAGGGGAAGACGCTTCACACCAGGATCGAGCACTCCAATGGCAGATTTAGCTTTTATGAGCAGCCAGACGTAGAAGGTCACACTTCCATTGTAGATCTTATCGAGCATTCGATAAAAGACTCAGAGAACGGCGCATTCTGTTACTCCAGATCCCGTCTGCCGGGGTCCGCCACGTACCCAGTTCGGTTGACCAATCCCGTCTCTCGGTTCATGCAAGTGCGTTCGCTGCAATATCTTTGCCGCTTTGTCATCCGACAGTACACGCGGATAGATCTGATTCAGAAACTGCCTTTGCCAAACAAAATGAAAGATTATTTGCAGGAGAAGCACTACTGAACGGGCTGTAGTGGGTCATGGTAGAAATTTGCACTTTTTGTTGAGTGACGCATTGTTTAAACAGTTTACATGTTTGTAGGTCATGAGATCAGTTGCGCAGGTTGACTATCTGATCTGAGCGCTAAATTTGTTGTTGCTCAGATTACGTGTTTTACACTAAGCAAGGCTTTTCAGAGTGATTTGGATGCCATGCTTAATACACATACTGATTATATGAGTATATACTGCAGTAAAGCTTGGATTTGTGATTACATGGTGCACTAATGTGCGTCATTTATCGAGAATTTTGTTGTAGCGTTAAGGTGCGGTCACATTGGCAAcattttgtccatttttttttttttttaattttaaaggtgCATTGTCTATTGTAAATGAGTATAATGATATGTGAAGCACAGCTAACTTTCAAAGCAAGCAGCTTTCTGTTGGTCaacatagaaaaaaatattttgtgaaaCATATGTGGGAAATTAGTTTTAAATCTTGTAGATTGCTATTGAAAA
Coding sequences:
- the socs6a gene encoding suppressor of cytokine signaling 6 codes for the protein MKKISLKTIRKSLNIKGKEDGDFVMLQQPTIAAEFTKDDTLFGGCYTKGLVGCDLNGEDEKGHKSRSKSESLMGTLKRRLSTKQKAKVKGGSSAVGSGDDDDTFSSSSVPISFNEVKAQRPLRSSSLRSHHYSPSPWPFRPVGSEEACIKMEVKVKAMVHSPNPSPSLNGIRKEFHDIQLEGLFQDQSETQSGNLHLSIEDHVPIGLTPQDYIQYTMPLDEGMYPDSAQSFCLDGPSPMEVGDQVESDSLHIDQGPDGHDIITSDILMEHSVNGHLADAPAMVLSNSRADTPLFSPSLSPLSTNDIPRTLSGFSSADSHVVERVRHHLNFDPNSAPGVSRVYDSFQSSGPMVVTSLTEELKKLAKQGWYWGPITRWEAEEKLVNLPDGSFLVRDSSDDRYLLSLSFRSQGKTLHTRIEHSNGRFSFYEQPDVEGHTSIVDLIEHSIKDSENGAFCYSRSRLPGSATYPVRLTNPVSRFMQVRSLQYLCRFVIRQYTRIDLIQKLPLPNKMKDYLQEKHY